From one Flavobacterium sp. N502536 genomic stretch:
- a CDS encoding START-like domain-containing protein, producing MDPKIRYEIEFPINSSPQLLYQYISTPSGLSEWFADNVNSRGEFFTFIWNDSQEKARLASKKTGEKVKFKWVDESSKDTEYFFELHILVDELTKDVSLMVVDFAEKEEVGEAKQLWENQISDLKHLIGSV from the coding sequence ATGGATCCAAAAATACGTTACGAAATCGAGTTTCCGATCAATTCTTCGCCACAATTATTGTATCAATATATATCAACACCATCTGGTTTATCTGAATGGTTCGCCGACAATGTAAACTCAAGAGGAGAATTCTTTACCTTTATTTGGAATGATTCGCAGGAGAAAGCACGTTTGGCTTCCAAAAAAACAGGTGAGAAAGTCAAATTCAAATGGGTGGATGAGAGTAGTAAAGACACTGAATATTTTTTTGAACTGCATATCCTGGTGGATGAATTAACCAAAGATGTGTCGTTGATGGTAGTCGATTTTGCTGAAAAAGAAGAAGTAGGAGAAGCTAAACAATTGTGGGAGAATCAGATCTCGGATCTGAAACATCTTATCGGATCTGTTTAG
- a CDS encoding helix-turn-helix domain-containing protein, whose amino-acid sequence MMKNKTAGTIKTYGAKGFREKFLGPENPIQLLFRSNSDHFFCLKTEEMMQLRYAVPPSKHSCHTIIFVTSGVHFVKIGFEEYQTNPNEMIIVPAGQIFSIEHINTKHVGFICQFHPDVLIGKYGNSEMLNDFDFLKIGGNPKIMVSEDNFHFIINLFNRLQAAYLESETNNSDIVQAYLMALFFEMNKTAPKTSKNSTAAAVIAAKFKKLIYANIKTQHQVNHYASLLNITPNHLNKSVKSATGKSAAKWIDETIITEAKYLLYQTTFSVSEIAMQVGHEDHSYFSRFFKKQEGITPIQYRKLIDKS is encoded by the coding sequence ATGATGAAAAACAAGACAGCCGGAACGATAAAAACATACGGTGCAAAAGGATTTCGGGAAAAGTTTCTGGGACCGGAAAATCCAATACAACTGTTGTTCAGATCGAATTCTGATCATTTTTTTTGTTTAAAAACAGAAGAAATGATGCAGCTTCGTTATGCCGTCCCTCCATCAAAACACAGCTGTCATACTATAATTTTTGTAACCTCGGGAGTTCATTTTGTAAAAATTGGTTTCGAAGAATACCAAACCAATCCCAATGAAATGATCATCGTTCCTGCCGGGCAGATTTTTTCTATCGAGCACATTAACACCAAACACGTTGGTTTTATTTGTCAGTTTCATCCGGATGTTTTAATCGGGAAGTACGGCAACAGCGAAATGTTAAACGATTTTGATTTTCTTAAAATTGGAGGCAATCCTAAAATCATGGTCTCTGAAGACAACTTTCATTTCATAATCAATCTCTTTAATCGCTTACAGGCAGCCTATCTTGAATCGGAAACCAACAATTCTGATATTGTTCAGGCTTATTTAATGGCTTTGTTTTTTGAAATGAATAAAACTGCTCCCAAAACCTCGAAAAACAGTACTGCCGCAGCTGTTATTGCTGCAAAGTTCAAAAAACTCATTTACGCGAACATCAAAACGCAGCATCAGGTTAATCATTATGCTTCTTTGCTTAATATTACACCCAACCATTTGAACAAATCGGTCAAATCGGCAACGGGTAAGTCCGCAGCCAAATGGATTGATGAGACCATTATAACCGAAGCCAAATACCTGCTATACCAAACTACTTTTTCGGTAAGTGAAATTGCAATGCAGGTAGGACATGAGGATCATTCTTACTTTAGCCGTTTCTTCAAAAAACAGGAAGGAATCACTCCCATTCAATATCGAAAATTGATTGATAAGTCCTAA
- a CDS encoding DUF6642 family protein, which translates to MDYEKFIFCLEGVPDVENSTVTQVVKNLEEIAIDQGIASIYKTCDTIESLEESLNVLLYEDHNFKDYEIIYLVMPGEPNNICLHDYYYSLEEIAELFEGKMKGKIIHFANLKVLDLNDDEAQYFLDITGARAISGYGSTYNKIASCSTIDKAFFSLYQENDDLTEVVEELYQKHYALCKLLDFRLYY; encoded by the coding sequence ATGGATTACGAAAAATTCATCTTCTGCCTTGAAGGTGTTCCTGACGTAGAGAACAGCACTGTTACCCAGGTGGTAAAAAACCTGGAAGAGATAGCTATTGATCAGGGGATTGCCAGCATTTACAAAACCTGTGACACGATTGAAAGCTTAGAAGAAAGTTTAAATGTGTTACTTTATGAAGATCATAATTTTAAGGATTACGAGATTATCTACTTAGTAATGCCGGGCGAACCTAATAACATCTGCCTTCATGATTACTATTACAGTCTGGAAGAAATTGCAGAGCTGTTTGAAGGAAAAATGAAAGGAAAGATTATTCATTTTGCCAATTTAAAAGTACTTGATCTAAACGACGACGAAGCACAATACTTTTTAGACATTACCGGTGCACGCGCTATTTCGGGCTACGGCTCTACCTACAACAAAATAGCCAGCTGCAGTACAATCGACAAAGCTTTTTTTAGTTTGTATCAGGAAAATGACGATCTCACAGAAGTCGTAGAAGAGCTCTATCAAAAACACTATGCCCTGTGCAAATTACTCGATTTTAGACTGTATTATTAA